TTGGCCGCGTGCAGCATCGACGTCGACAGGATCGGCTGCGCCATCAGGCTCCGGCTGGCCCGCACCAGCAGGTCGGCGACCGCGTCGACCGGGTCGGTGCCCGGCGGCGGCTCGGTGACCTGGCTGGCGAGCCGGTCGACCTGCGCGGCCATCACCCCGGTGAACAGATGCACCTTCGACGGGAAGTACCGGTACAGGGTGCCGATCGCGACCCCGGCCGCCTTCGCCACCTCGTGCATCTGCACGCGTTCCAGCGGCTTCTCAGCCCCTATCCGGGACGCGGCGCGCAGAATGCGCCGCCGCCTGTCGTGCTGTTCCGGTGAGGTCGGCTCGGCGGAGAGCCGGCCCGCTGCGATCCTCGCCACGGTCGTATCTCCCCCGGGCCGTTTCCTTGCTCGTCAGATGCAGGTCAGCGCTGTCCTGACACGGAACAATATCCGCTCGCCCCGGTAATCCCGCGAACCCGATACCGATCAGTGGGACCGGGCGTCTCCGGGCCCGCGGGCCGCGTCTAGCGTGTGCGCGCGTCGGATCCCGAGGGCTGGAGGTCGTCACGTGACGTGGGACGACGAGTACGACGTCGTGGTCGCCGGATCGGGGGCGGGAGCGATGGCCGGCGCGCTCGCCGCCGCGTCGGCCGGGCTGCGGACGGCCGTCCTGGAGAAGACGGGGCTGCTCGGCGGCACCTCCGCGTACTCCGGGGCGGCGATATGGCTGCCGGGCACGCGGGTGCAGGAACGCGCCGGCCTCGGCGACTCGGCCGAGTCGGCCCGCACCTATCTGCGGGCGCTGCTCGGCGACGACGGCGCCGCGCACCGGGAGGCGTTCCTGGAGACCGCGCCCGAACTGGTGGACTTCCTGGAGGCCGACCCGGCGATCGAGTTCGAGTTCCAGCCGTTCCCCGACTACTTCGCCGCGCCCGGCCGCCTGGACATGGGGCGCTCGTTCGTGCCGCTGCCTCTGCCGGTGGAG
The sequence above is drawn from the Actinomadura hallensis genome and encodes:
- a CDS encoding TetR family transcriptional regulator, whose protein sequence is MARIAAGRLSAEPTSPEQHDRRRRILRAASRIGAEKPLERVQMHEVAKAAGVAIGTLYRYFPSKVHLFTGVMAAQVDRLASQVTEPPPGTDPVDAVADLLVRASRSLMAQPILSTSMLHAANTAHVATVADTVHIDNTFRDILLRTVGIEEPTAEDIRLVWLLMQCWYGVLQSSLNGRASMADVESDIRLACRLLLAPRSNASR